From the genome of Glycine soja cultivar W05 chromosome 14, ASM419377v2, whole genome shotgun sequence:
GGCGCGCCCAGCGCGCGAtctgaacgcgctaagcgcgaggtgtGGCGCTGAGCGCGACTACGAAGGCCCGAAAGCCCACTTCAgccactataaatagagaggcaGTCCCAAGGAAATATCATCCCATCTCAGAGCATCACTCTCAGTACTTCAAGCCTGAGTTTTCTTCCCTCtttattctttgttttgttttgttagcCTTTCTTTCATCCCCAGTTgtaagccctcaatggccatgagtggctaaacccctagctagggcctggcaggcctaaaaagccaacgatGTACAATGAGCTTCGAGAGTTATCAATGCAAAGGAATTTATTCCAGGTTTTTctgttctatttcttttcttttattcttgcaTTCATTTGTAGATCTCTTTTTGGGTTTTAatcgctcgggagagggtaattcTCAATAATATCTAAGATTCaatgcatgcatcagttttaggggttaatcgcttgggaaagggtaacacctaatagaacatttaaagaaaagaatcattgggttagcattgctaggcatagaatgataactcactgcccatgcatttaagcaacatctagaacttaatcttaatgcattttaattattgaatcttcacaaaggcatttgggagataggtaattaaaataggcttgtcaacgtgaggcatcaggggcaagtagtcaacagatgtgggtagaactaaCACCATTTCATTGATAATGAATATCATACTTACATGCATCGTAGGCCAATTGGGTTTGTCTGGTCTTGGCATTTCTATCAATTGTTTTTCCCTTTACTTAATTGTTTTAGTAATAGCACTCTTTACTATTCCTACTTTCATTTCTACTTTACTACTTTACTCCCACTTACAAATTGAGAGGTATTGAAAAGTGCAATAAAATCCCTGTGGACAcgatactcggacttccgagctTTACTACTTGTCAcgatttggtgcacttgccaaagtCTTAACATTGCCATTCAACTTTAGAGTCTTCAATGCATTTCCCTTACAAAAGTTTGGAGGAATGGGGCCTGTCAAGTTGTTATGGGCCAAGTCGAGTATAATGAGGGAGCTTGCATTGCACATGGTTGAAGGAATGTTCCCCGTCAGCTCATTATTTGAGACTAAAAAGTATTCAATTCCATTGGGTACAATTGAAAGATCTCCTTGCAACTTGTTGAAACTGAGATCGAGtagatttatatttttgaattttgaaaattgataaaaatccAGACGACCACTCAAGTTATTATGGTCGAGAAACAAGAATTCCAAAGAATAAGATGAGaattcaccaattaaccccGTGAGGTTGTTCTGGCTAAGATCTAAAAGGAGTAGTTGAGTTAGATTAAACAATGATGAGGGAACCACTCCATCAAAACTGCAATTCCTCAAAGCTAGCATGTAAAGAGACTTTAAATGGCCAATAGAATCGGGAATGTTTCCCGAGAAAGCAGTATTATCGAGACCCAAGACCTCTAGTGGAGCACTCCAGTTGGACTTTGGAAGCTCACCTCTCAACTTCTCATTATCATGCAGAAGTATTTGTTTAAGATTGGGTAAAGAGAGGATGTCACTCGATAGATTCGCTTGCAATTTGGTGTCTATAAGAATAAGATCGATGAGAGAGGAAGAGAGATTGGTTAGCAATGACAAAGAGTTGTCTCCGATAAAAGACATGTTCACCCCAATTAAATGAAGCTCTTTTAAATTAGTTGCGTTTTGAATGAGTTTGTTCCATGTGTATGGATCAACTCTCATCATGCTCTGGTCGCCAAAGAGATGAAGTGACAGTAATTTGGACAAGTGAGAGATTATAGAGGGAATATCACCAAAAGATTGTGGAGGAAATGTCACATCAAGACCAATCACATGACCTGAGATGGTGTTGCACGCGACCCCATGCCACTTACAACAATCGGTGCCATTTTTCCAAGTTTCTAGTTTGAAAGGAGTGTTAGtgagtttttgaaaaatagcaAAACAGTGCAGTCAGGTTGGTTGtagaaagagaaggaagaataaggaagagaaaaaaggaagaTAAAGTATGGGAGTAGAACCAGCAAAGATTGTTATTATAGATATTCATCCTTTTAAAcagaagaacaaaaatagagaGGATTTGATATGGATACAACCAATTCAATTTACTAACTTCTATTTATAACTCGAAAAGAAAGTTAAGAAGCAATGAGCACGCAATATCACATCACATCCAAGACCAAGACGCTATAGTTTACAGCGTTTTATGTACGTAGGAGACGTCACAATGCATTAATCATGTTACTTGTGATTTTTCTTTCACATATACAAGcttaattatatgtttgataGACTTGCATTGAAAATTTACAAGAAGATTAAATAATGAATTATTAGAACAATTGAAAGTCTAAGCGcgtaaatgaattgaaagtttgCAGTGTATAGTGTGTCCcgttatttttcttgaaacgTTTGTTCCTTCGCGTATGCTCGCGGATAGGAACATAACACATGCTCGCTTTCTTATTTCCATTTCTagggtcattttttttttattgtgcgTTGCTTACTCCTTTTTAGAACACAATTATATTGAACGgacaccaaaaaataaatattaatcattttttaatgtttttttttactaaacacTAAATTATCACTCattatttgtctttattattcttattatattatGTCATCTATCATATTATATATGACTTATGAAGTCACGTGATGACAAAtactattttcttatatataaaaagtatagTCTAGTATCAAGTTAATTTCGCAATATTTTATGTAACtacttttctcatttattttgttatttccatgATTCGTATTTTTTAATGACAAGTAACATGTTTGATGATTCTTTAATAAAaacttgtaaaattattatattttatttttatattttggatcACAATTATATTGAACgagcacaaaacaaaacaaccattttttattattttatttttttctaaacacaaaattaattaatattatttttcttccaatCACATTGTgtcacttattatatatatatatatatatatatatatatatatatatatatatatatatatatatatatatatatatatatatattatcttttctttagTAGATGTCAAgtgttcaaaaattatttttgaataagAACAAATATTAGCTTAACCAAAACTAACAAAgaagaattttattattagcttaactaacattttattattcttcTATATAGTCCCATCATTGTAGGCTCAAGCAATGAACACTGAATATCACATCCAAGACCAAGACGCTATAGTCATAAAGAAAACGTTTGTTCTTCGTGTGTGTTGGCGAGTAGAAATGTAACATGCTCCTTAAGTACTACCACcaacatttaatatattattaattatttaatttaaatgtcaatatatatatatatatatatatatatatatatatattagtaaatatttaaatatttttatataaacatatgttttaaaaaaatatcattgtttGAAATACTATTTTAAGTAATATCTTCGTTCAACGCAgataaactataaaattaaatatatgatataaaCGTATATATGCATTATTACATTTAGTTGtaattatctaaaatttaattgatgagAATTACAATTTTTATAAGATTACCAGAGAAGATTAAAACTACAACCTCTAAAATGTACAAACCAAGATACAACATTTTATATCATATGTAACTAAATATTTATGAACCAAATAATTGAGTTGAAATAATAAACTGTAATTATAAATTGCACAATTTATCATTCTAAATTATAAAACTctacaaataaaacataagttatccttaaaaaatataataaaataaaaatatgtaatataCTTTtcataactgctaaataattatattttgatagtagaaaataaagtataattgtttttgaaaataattatttagccgTTATTTACACTTAAATGTTAAAGAATTGGTGTTTCGTTAAATCTTGGCGACAGATATAAAAATTAGAGGTATTAAAAGCAAAAGtggaaaaaacaaagaaaaaaaaaagaaatcagaaAAGGTCCAACCCAGACGTCACACTCAACATGCATCAGGCATTGAGAGTCAGGAAAATACAGGCATTAAGCGAGGCGTTAAGCACGAGATGTGGGTCTCGCGCTCAGCATGCAACACGCGCCTAATGAGTGCAACAGAAATAGAACGCGCGAAGCGCGCAGCACGCGCTAAGCACTCGATCCAATAGAAGCAACATGCACTCAGCGAGAAGATCGCGCTAAGTGTCTAATCCAACGGAAGCAACACGCGCTCAGCGCCCGGTTTACAAGCGTTAAGCCAGCTTACAAAGGCCCAAAGTCCACTTCagtagctataaatagagagtctGGCAAAGAGAAATGACACATCGAGTCTTAAAGCAATTTCACTATTGTCAAAAGCCTAAGAACtcctcttttcttctctcttttgtcattttatttttttctttcaccccTCTCTCATTGTAAAACCCTCATGGTCATGAGTGACTAAGCCCCTAGTTAGGGCTTGGCAGACCTAAAAAGTCAAGTGATTCATGGTATACTTAAGatttatcaatgcaaaatgATTCCTTTCTAGGTTTCTTCTATTCTATTATCCTTCATATTTCTAtcttacattttcatttttacatTCTTTTAAGGGTTAGATGTTCGGGAGAGAGTAACAtctaattaagatttaaaagaGAGTATGAATGCATCAATTTTAGAGGTTAAGTGCTCGGAAGAGGGTAACCactaatagaacaaaaaaaaagatttcataagaaaatcattgctagacataaaatgatattttttatgtcCATGCATTTTATGCAAACATCTAGAACTTAATCCTCATGGGTTCTATTTATTGACTCTTTTCAAAGACATTTAGGAGAtaggtaaataaaatagatttgtcATCGTGAGACAAGTAAATTGATAGATGTGGGTGAAATAGATCTAATTGCATGgataaagaaaatcataaactcatacatcctagACGAACAAGGTATGTTAGGTCTTAATATTTGTATTACATTGAATTTTCACTTTAATCattcttcttttcattcttttgctttttattatttataattcacTACTATTGCTTCTTATTCTTTCATCTACccctttatttcattatttcttatccttataaattgaaaaatatccaAGATAAGTAGAACATAACATTTATGTAGAATTCGATACTTGAATTTCTGAGATTTTATGATTTGATACATTTCTCAAACGTATAACAATTTTATATAGTAAATTGTCTATTTATAAGAtgataaattcataaaaatatttttagaaaaaacatTCTTAACACAATTTCTCACAAAATACaccaataaaatttatcaaaaaaaatatgtacttaaattataaataaatcaaagacaaaataaattcatatgTTTGATACaacttgcattgtaaatttagAAGAACATATAAATCATGAATTATTAGAAACCGCCGAAATGTCTTGTCATtgctaaaatgaaaatgatgggTGAAACGTTTGACGTTTGTTCCTTTGTGTGCCTTGGGGAGTAGAAACAACCTGTTCCTTGACTACTATCatcaagatataatatattattaattatttagtttaaattttgataaatatattatcctaaatatatatatatatatatatatatatatatatatatatgattaattggAGTGTTAttctaaataagattttggtggtgtacaataattttttgatcATGCTAAATGCAGTTCTTTGATGGTGGTCctttgatatatataaaaaaaggatgTTAGCTGTACTTAAAAGAACTTCCATTCTCAAGTTAATTAATATGAGTTTGAGTCTGAATGTAATAACTCTTGTGTCTTTAAGAATCTATAGAattctttttttcctcttcaatttttattatattaactaAATCTCTTTTGTTGAGATTGGATAGATTTTCACAGATCATATTAACCtttaattagaataattaataaaattttgtctGAAGTTTGAAGTATTTACATATCATTAAATTTGTGTACTCATGTATGATACTAAAGAGGATaaaatggttttttaaaaaaatatatagtatgtataaataaaaataataaatgttttcattattaataataaataatcaattttattaaataaaaaattaaagagataaataaattaCTTGAATCTAGACAcgtcatattttattaaaacagtatgtcaaatttcaaaatttaattgagaggaaaaaatattacaataatttttaattatatttcataaaaacatattttctatatagtttatgatttaaaatcaaaagttacataaagttttaattaaaattaattacttttaaatattaagtTGGTGTCATTGACGCTAATCACAATGTCAACATGTGGTAATATGATAATTATCGTGTATAGATATATTTtggaataaattatatataaattattaatttttctttcttatttctttctttttacgtagataattgaaaatttaacatcatttaagaTTTTGTTCAAAAATGTTCAAGTGAATTTATAGTGCTTGGTGAAAAAATTgttgtagaaaaaataaattgaacccacaaaaataaattgaagatcTAAAAATATCTCAACGGATACAACACGCTTAACGATGATAAATATGAAGAAATTTGATAAATGAAAGTGGGCTTAGTGTAAGTTAAGGATTGTATGAAATCCAAGAATTACACCTATAAAAAGAGGAAgataagaaggagaaaaaacatATTCAAGATAATACAAAtccttttataaaattagaagcTCTAGAATCAATCATTAGGAGTTATTActtctcttcattttcttttttactcacTCCTTTACAATTTAATATTCTCTTACAATTATAAAATCTCTTACGACAATTAAAAGCTAAAAcccattttttatttccatttcttGGGTAATGAGAAACTTACTAATTGACCCCCTTGAGTTGGTTATCACTAAGATCAAACCGTAATAAGAAAGGCAAACAATAAGATCAAATCGTAACAAGGAAGGCAAAGAATAACACCAACGTGTAATTCTTTCATTTAACATGTTCAGACAAAAGTAGGGCCCACAATTTTGGAAGTTTATTGATTTTGGTTGGAATGGGACCAACTAATTTATCAAATGATAAACAAAATTGGAACCCGACAAATGTAGTTGTTTAAGAGACTTCTCATGGCCTATGGAATGGGAATGTATCACGAGAAAAAGCACTCAAAGAGAGACTCATCACTCAAGTACTTAGACTGAGGGttgcttgctttctttttcccatttcttgagtcattttattttattgtgctCCTTACTGCTCTTTAAAacacaatttaattatattgaacggacaataaaaaagaattagtaatcattttttaatgtttaattttactAAACACAAATGTTATCTATCAAACTCAAGACTCTTGGCCACCATTGTTGCTGGATGTCTCCGATGTCTGCCATTGCAGCAGGGCAGCTAGTGAACAGCCACATGAAATACAACAGATCAAGCAAAGATGTAACCAAAATATCATCATCTTGAGGTCAGGGACGTGGTTGCAGTCATTAATTCTGGActctagaataaaaaaattgagggtAAGCGGATTTAGGGAAGGAAAATGGAGAAACATTAGATTAGATTGTTGGCATCCATGTGAATTGGTGTCATTGCACTACTTTCTAAGCAGGTTCCGGTACAACCGTCGTAGAATTGGTGtcgtaaaaagttatttttatggtAGTGCACGTTTGGCTCTGCATTGCTGTCTGTTTAGATCTTTTATTATTTGGAGAGAGGAAAGTTGACTTATACTCTACATCTTCCCTGTCCCTTTTTGGATCATTTCTTCTTTGCATTGCTTCTTCTGCCGagccattttcattttctgttcaAACTAAGTAAGATGCTTAGCATTGGTGTTCTGAATTGGTTGTATATTTCCATATCAAATCAGTATTCAAGCATAAGGATCATCACTCAATCATTTGATGTTGGCTTATCGATGTTATAGGATGAACTTCTAAGTACATTTTGCtcttttaaattgttttgtGGTTGTCTAGCTATTTTGGTAATACTGGGTTTTAGTTTTGGGGTTGAGTCAACTTTGTTTTATTACACCATTTCAAATTACATGTGTTTTGTTTCAGAATCGTCGCGAGAAGCTAGTTAAGGTTTATATTTAGAAATCGTCTTGGGTAGGATGAATGTCACGACCTGACCTACTCTTGTACCTGACATATAAACTATGATATCTTCACTTTGATCAACATATTCTATACAAAAAGAACACATAATATATCTTGATACACATATCTTTAATGTATTATTCAAAATGTTCAGTAATAACaatattgattattattataaatacaaaTCATCAAATGTCTCAGaatattatcattatatttttaaattttaaaataatttttttttaaaatctattacTATCCTATTCCTTATAGCAGCATTATActgaaattagaaataaaatatccAAACGTAATTAAGGCCTACCAAAATTAGAGAGGATTTGATATGGAAATATACAACCAATTCAATTCACTaacttctatttatagcttcAAAGGCTTTCATTTCGATTCAACTGTTTGCTAGCTccttgtttctttattttttatattgtcaacaattaaaaagtctaaaatatttatatgttatcacactacttttctttttcaaaaaaacagtTAAAAATTATCTCTTAAGATCTCATGGTCACCACCTTAGTTCTCCAATGATTTTATGACTATACTaatattttgaaagattaatCTATCGTctgaaaaaaaagtatatatagcCTAGTATTAAGTTAATTTCTCAAATTGAAGGAGCACAAAAATTAAcagtcattttttatatattttatttttgctaaacacaaaattataatactcATTACTTTTGtcttgatttttcttcctaTCACACACTATGTcacttatcatatatatataatctcttTTTGTCAAATGTTAGTTAACATTTTGATCGagtgtttaaaaattatttttaataagaaaaaatattggaTTAAGCAAAActaataaagaataattttattattagctTAACTAAAGTTTTATTATTCTTCTATCTACTCCCGTCATTGTAGGCTCAACTTTGAGAAGGAACTAGC
Proteins encoded in this window:
- the LOC114385243 gene encoding receptor-like protein Cf-9 homolog, whose product is FAIFQKLTNTPFKLETWKNGTDCCKWHGVACNTISGHVIGLDVTFPPQSFGDIPSIISHLSKLLSLHLFGDQSMMRVDPYTWNKLIQNATNLKELHLIGVNMSFIGDNSLSLLTNLSSSLIDLILIDTKLQANLSSDILSLPNLKQILLHDNEKLRGELPKSNWSAPLEVLGLDNTAFSGNIPDSIGHLKSLYMLALRNCSFDGVVPSSLFNLTQLLLLDLSQNNLTGLIGEFSSYSLEFLFLDHNNLSGRLDFYQFSKFKNINLLDLSFNKLQGDLSIVPNGIEYFLVSNNELTGNIPSTMCNASSLIILDLAHNNLTGPIPPNFCKGNALKTLKLNGNVKTLASAPNRDK